TTTTATGGAAAAGGTGATTCCCACGGCCAGGTTTTCACCGCCTGAACAGGATGAGTTTGCACTGGCAGACCTGACACCCAGACCGTCGGAAACGATTACATCCCCAGGCATCGAAGGGGCCTATGCCTGGATGGAGTGTACGCTATCCGGCTTCCACAAAGGAGAGGGCTATACCCTGATCATGGGACAGGTAACAAGGCTTGAGGTGGATGACATCTACCTGACCCCTGACGGCCGGCTTGATCTGGAGAAAGCCAGGCCCCTGATGATGACCGGCGGAAAAAAAGGAATGCATTACTGCACGGCCGCCGATCTGGACAAAAGCGATTCTTTCGGCGCAATGTT
The window above is part of the Desulfotignum phosphitoxidans DSM 13687 genome. Proteins encoded here:
- a CDS encoding flavin reductase family protein; the encoded protein is MIFKPFMREGFMPLPVAFISTRSREGINNIAPYSCIMPVLRPLDLICLASAEKRDTLANIRETREFVVNLAGKSFMEKVIPTARFSPPEQDEFALADLTPRPSETITSPGIEGAYAWMECTLSGFHKGEGYTLIMGQVTRLEVDDIYLTPDGRLDLEKARPLMMTGGKKGMHYCTAADLDKSDSFGAMFPDGKDPLAGVYE